DNA from Rosa rugosa chromosome 6, drRosRugo1.1, whole genome shotgun sequence:
TTATCAACATCATATATAAGTGCATTGGATATAAGTATGTTGGAAAGCCAATCACTATGTCCTTGCATCAAAGTAATCATCTGAGCCATTATGTAGCTAATTTTTAACTAATCATTTAGTTTGAAGATGCAAATCTTATCGATTAGTTTTAAACTTTACTCAGTTACTTCAGAGGTTAAAATATTGATTGTTAACTTCATAATTTACCCCATAATTGTTAGCTTCTTAATACAGGCACAAGCCTACCTTCGTATCCATTATTATATCTGCCTGATTTCCCTTTTATATTTTTGATGTATTATAGAGTTTTGATTGGGATTCTGGAAGCACACACGTCTATCATTGTTACGTCAACGTGGATGGGAGTTACAGATTCAAGGTTTGTATGCTTACCTCTCTGTTATAAGTTGAATGTTTTGTTTACATGTTTGCAAATGTATACACAGGAGGAGCAGAAGTTGATTATTAAGTGAAACAGTAATGTAGGTATTATATCTTAAAATGTGCTTTCAGTAAAACAATTGATCTACTGAAGAATCAGGTGGGATCCTGCTATTTTGTTGGATAATGCAGCTTTGTTGTTGGTTGGGAATTCCAGCTTGCTTATATCACTACAGTGCTGTATGATATCACTATGAATATCCTTGTTTGAATCTTATAGACTATGAAAGTATTACCCGTCCCCATTGTAAACTCATGAAGCATGACAAACTTATTAATGCATGGAAGTTTTGCATTAGATTTAGTGATTTCAGTTTGTTATTGTTCTTCCTCTCATGGAAGTTTTGCTGGTGGAACTTTATGTTCTTTGTATAATTCCTTTTTATGGAAACCACTAACTATTTTTTTACCTCTGACAGCCAGCCAGAACTGTTGATTTTGGCACCTGTGATCAATTAGTTCCAGAGGCATATCCAGATAAGGGTACTGTTATTTGACTTGATTCCCTCTGTAATTAATTAAACTGTAGATTAATGATGGCGCCCACATTTTCTACGGTTCctaacttaatttttttttgttgcctTTGGTTGATGGGCAATGTGCTATATTTCTTTGTCCTGCCAGATGAGGAGACAAATGGCTACTTGGCACAATTTTCGTCAACTGGTTTTACTGATATGGGGAACACAACTGATGAAGGTATTTACAGACATTTCTACAACATATTCAATATGCATCTATTTGCTTTTATTCATGGTGAGTGGTGAGTGCATCTATTTGTACTCCTCGAATTGATGGAAAGGAGTTCTTTCGTCAAGCCAGGTAGGTCTAATTACTTCAAATCTAATTGATTTCATGGTAGTGAGGTTTGAAACCGATTGAAATATAATGTAATATAGGAGCCACCTATCATATGAGCAGTTCAGTGCATTTCTGGCTTATTCATTGTGGAATAGTTTTGACtggtgttgtgaaattttaattaaaactcgcaagcgcacgaatcgtcgttagtatagtgtgcaagtacgaggtcgttccaactgaggattgataatcaatttaaaccctaactcaattaattaatccaaacacaaaatcacataaacaatcaagcaaaagaagatatggttttaaggttttcgactaaacaaataatgtgaaaattaaagaaagaaagaaagaaacaaacaaatattaatgataaaacctagggtttcaaaatcaaccactaacaatcatatttatgtttcgatgcaattaacagattcttttatttcgtttgatgataattcccgtatctaagtccttctcaggtactcttgaccatagttttccttaagtgtatgatgctctccctctcgggtaaagatcttatatcctaactatgcagtttatccttctcaggtataaatttaacatgcaagactcattacgctttagaaaacaagggaatcaagcaaaccattagtctttctcaagtaataatgtaatttaccacacttaatcacaaaaagctaatcaaattatattgcatctctgcttcaaatttgtcttccaattactatatgcaaagccctaaggtgatcaatcaaagaacttaaacataaagcatcaattcaaatagtgattaagcattcatcataaagaaactataaatccatcaataaaacatcaaagtacataaaaaaTCATGCTAGGGCATTATCCTAActctagaaaaaggtttaacaaaagataactaagtaaaacataggaaaaacataaaaataatggaaggggaaaagaaagggaaagatggatgagtcgtctctgctccttaggcatctacattgtgctcccgagactctcttctcatgtaaattcgtgctcccttatatagggaagatttctgctcatctttggcttcatgtttccttgtaaaacttggatttagattcctttcttcatttggaatgggaaaagcttgaaatatctcttgtaaaagtaggaataagttcctcattgaatcctcatctgaattaacttccttgaaacattaggattgaccatcttgtgccacggaacttgaattctccacgaatggttgtaaattcccgagcagatttcctgtccgacctatcttcactcaaataatcataactttcttcAGAAATATTGAAATCGAGAtctgtaaaattctacagaaagttgacatccgtagctttccaatgatataaggctcattgtctgattcgatctgaataactcccagtaattcggcaaagttggatgttctgcacaggcagattctgggacctgggcgtctttcaatcctagttagctcattttaacttcttttcttctctttatgagacaaacctacaaaaacactataacaacat
Protein-coding regions in this window:
- the LOC133718863 gene encoding uncharacterized protein LOC133718863, whose protein sequence is MITFESKIWEYLGRKCISHEDRRLSFDWDSGSTHVYHCYVNVDGSYRFKPARTVDFGTCDQLVPEAYPDKDEETNGYLAQFSSTGFTDMGNTTDEGSYFGKDKSLELNLFKVDRSYLMRKLAL